The genomic stretch cagatgatggatcaagaacttgggtccacaccacacacacgggagacccagactgagttctgggctgctaGATTTTGCCTGGCTCCGCCTTtgctgttgcagatattttgggagttaatcagtgaaagaaaaatctatctctctcttcctgtttctctctttctctttctctcgctgccttttcaataaaagtaaatttcacCTGAGATAAGTGTGATGCATTTGTTATCATCCTGAAGACattcaatccttcaatgtgtgtttatacatatatatgtatttatacatagaAGTAAAATGTGTCAGGCAAAGTGGAAGAGAAACCAGTTTCCCTTCAAAAAGCAAAGTACACTTTGCTGATCAGGTAAGACTCGCTGAGATGCGTACAGGGTGTTGTGCACTGATAGAGACAGGCTTAAGTCAGTAACTATGAAGTGTTAAAACACCCCGACTTTTCCACCCCCCCAACTCCCCCTACTCGGAGGGCTCCACAGGGAGAATACAGTGGCTGTCAGGGCCAACTACAGACTCCTGGAAAACAGATCCCCTATCGTACACTGAACTGTTGCCTGCAGTAAGACATGTTTACATCCTAATGAGCAATTCTTGGGGATGACTTGGCAGGTGTAACCGAGTTAAGATAAAGCCATTAGGCTGGGCCCTAACCCAACCACTGTTATCATGGATGAGGGGAATCTGGGCACACAGACATGGAGGGCAGGTGTTGTGTGAAGAGTTTAGTCACACAAAacacaggccaggccaagccCGGAAAGAGCAGGGGAGGACCCGGCCCCGCTCTACCCTGGGGAGGGACCACAGGCGTTTCCAGCCACCCAGTCTGTACACTTTGCTCTAGAAGTCCTGGGGACACTAATGCACTTCTTCAGCATCATGCagtagagaagcagagaaggaaggcaggcagacagggagCCAAGCAGATGGGATCTGTAGGCTGATATGGGCTATTAATTATCTCTCCAAGGGTAAACAGGACAGTAGATTTGGAAATTTCCACAGAGCCTCTCTCCTAAACAGGGTATGTCCTGTTCCAAAGTGTATCGAGGAACACACCTCATCTTCCTGAGGAATGCTCCTGCTCTGTGGAGGGAAGGACAACATTAAACCCACACAAGAACAGTACAGCGGGATGAACTGCCACCTGTAATATGGGCAGCCGATAGGAGTCTAGGCTGctacactttcaatccagttccctgctaacgctcctgagaaagcatcagaagatggtccaagtgcttgggaccccactactcatgcgggagacccagctgaggttcaggctcctgctttggcctggtcaagccctggctgttgcagccatttggagatgaATCAGCACAGGAAAGggcactctttctctctcagtctctccctttctctgtaactgtgcccttcaaataaatacataaaccgctttaaaaagaaacttaacaGAACAACGTAAAAGGGGCTTGCACAATGGATCAACTgactgatcctccacctccaagcacagcatcccatttggaagccagttcctgtcccagctgctccacttccaaacaaactccctatttgtgacctgggaaagcaacagagaatggcccaagtcctggggaccctgcacctgtgtgggagatcctgaagaagctcctgctcctggcttcggatgggctcaactccaaccGCTGCAGcccttttgaggaatgaaccagcagatggaagacctttctgtctctgattctctctgtaaatctacctttccaatgctaataaataaatcttttttcaaaaatgtctctCACAAGCCTTGACAAGGAGCAGCCTAATTTAAGCCAAAAACTGACAAAACAGAGTCTTAAAAAGAAACCGAAACAGAAATccctggaagaaaaagaagtaaagccCTAGGATATCTTACGCATAtaagaaaaatgttattttttcaaaACCGCCAGCATCCActaaatttagaaaattattGCAATTTCACAAGTAGGGACTACTCATAAATACAATTTTCTTTCAGCTCCGCTGGGTAGAGTTGTCATCTCCAAGCCAAGTGGATCTGGGGAAACCTGCTTTTCCCAGAAGGCATGAAAGAAAGCAGACACTAAAGAGAATACACTAAACCCAAAGCCACACAGAATTTCTTTTCAGGTGGTACGGGAGCTGTTGGAGGCCGAGCCTGCTCTGATCCCTTTCTTAAGCCAGCATTTTACTGCGGCCAAATGGTAGCAGGCCAAATTTGACTTAGCCACAATTTACCCAAACTATACCCATACTGTGCAGAAAACCCACTTCTCCTCAATTTTCTCTCAAAAATATTTGCTCAGTGAATCATTTAACCATTCCAGTGCAAGATCTCCTTCAACACATGGATACCTTCTGATTCCAGTTGGTCCAGACCGTAGGAGGCGCCTGTATTAGCACGGCTAAAGGGTGGAGCCATGGTGCTTGTCTCCAGGGATGCCACCAGAGCAGGCAGAGTGGGGAAAATGCTGGGTGTGCCCACCATCATCCCTGGTGTTGTCACCGGAGAGTCCAAAACCGGGGTGAATTCCTCATTAGGCCTTGTGACGAAGTCCGTCAGATCTGCCAAAAAGAAGGGACAGGACTTTACACACAAGAGGCACGTGATGAGAATGTAGACACACACTTCCATTCACTTTGTAGGCAAGAAAGGATTAGGGACTGGCATGACAGCCCAatgggttaatcctccacctacaatcaccagcattccatagcggtgccggtttgtatcccggctattccacttcctttccagatcACTGCTTAtggccatggaaagcagcagagaatggctcaaagccttgggaccctgcatccacgagagacccagaagaggctcccggttcctggctttggatcagctcaggtctagctattacagccacttggggagtgaaccagtggatggaaaattttctcttttgatctctccttctctctgtaaacctgcctttccaatgaatacccaaaacatttttttaagaacaaaaaagaaaggataatGAAGCCAACATCCTCTATAAAATTGCATCAGCAAGGTGGTGACTATTCTGGTCACTATGGTTCAATAAGGACACCCAGGAATTCGATGGGTAACAGTGGAAATAGACAAGTGAGGGTTTGCAAATGGTGGGGCAAAATATGACTGACTCTAgatctacacatacacacacacagaaataaatggCTTAACTGTTTCATCTCTAAGTAGCAGTTTGCTGCCTTTTGAATTGGGCCAAAGAAATCACTATTGTGTATATGCTCAAGTCttgatttttcttgctttcaCAAATGCTCTTGGACATTCCTGGGTTTGCAGAGTTCCCTTATTCTGGGGGTTCCAGTGCTTTTTTAGTGCTCAGGCTACCTCTTAGCTTCAAAGCAAGCTGGGAGGTCACGCTGTTGCTGAGCCCCTCCATTCTCTCCTCCCTTCATTTCTGTCACCACAGCTTTCaaacaaatttcttaaaaaaaaaaaaaaaaaattcttgattggggcgacggactatgccagaccctgtactggcaaattcacacaagaatttggtctggggtcatctcagatgaagtttctttggagatccctccaactgaactgctgatctcagaaccccaaccatgaagagactatgtcagccagtggattctgagtaGGTTTAATCATGATTGGAacggcaagactggcagcaattcagacctgttgaactatcaaactgcttgagcagaacccttggagtgggcctcacatcggggacctgggatgggtgagaggttgggtggggcttttccctttgtttctcccctgaccccagatacagggggaaaatgatgatattagtgtggaaacaatggtattactcactttcctatagcccttgaccctttgtaccctaatcaactaagatcattttaaaaaaaattaatttaaaaaaagaaaattctgacacACAGACATAATTTTGTCAGAACACACTTTTCCTGTGAACTTgtttttcattaattcatttggttttttaaatgtattgattattttctgatacactttcataagctctgggatttcccctcactcctccccaagtttcctccccaccccccactgatttccccaatattattacattagtatagtctttcaaaaacaatcataagtccatcattctgctatttaagtgtatcctaggATTGTAGGTACGAACAACGACAGAGCAGTCCAGAattctattttcaagatacatttaacagtttcattgggtttCCTTTCCTATGAACTTTCTAAATATTCCTctatgcacagtttttttttttaaatttgttcccaaataagcttaccttttattccatttgccatgaactttttggaatgCCCTCATCCTACCAGAGGCCTAAGCTGGGATCCCAACACAGGTGGTTGGTCTTTTGGCCCCAAGCCCCAAGCTCCCAGCAGCAAGGATGCTGAGTGGAGGAGAGTTCCCAGGAAGCATGGCCTCTGTGGAACCCGATACCTGATCCTCAGAGGAACTGTCTTAGGAGCTAGCCCCTTATCCTCCTAGGCTATTCCCATGTCTCCAAACACAACAAGAATCCACCCACCTGTCCATGTAGGGTGGACGTGTGGTTGGCAGCAGAGACTTCTGTCCCTTAATGACAAGAAAAGGTCATTCCCCTCCCCAAACACTGAAGCACCACTCCTCCCTTACAGACCTTCCACAGCAGGAGTCACATGCACAGACAAAGGCATGGCTGTAGTTGGACCGGTGGAGGCCAGGGACAGCTCGGGCATGGCTGTAGTTGGACCAGTGGAGGCCAGGGACAGCTCGGGCATGGCTGTAGTTGGACCAGTGGTGGCAAGGGGCAGCTCAGGCATGGCTGTAGTTGGACCGGTGGTGGCGAAGGGCAGCTCGGGCATGGCTGTACTTGGACCGGTGGTTGCCAGGGACAGCTCGGGCATGGCTGTAGTTGGACCGGTGGTCGCCAGGGACAGCTCAGGCATGGCTGTAGTTGGACCGGTGGTCGTCAGGGACAGCTCAGGGACACCAGCAACATCAGATGCGGGTGCTGGGGACTCCTGTCCTTCCTCCGGCTCCTTGCTGTCTCCAGGACCCTGCTCTGGTGTCACCAGGGAGAAAGTGGCTTCTGTTTCTGGAGCAGCTGTTGTCGTCTCCGGGGAGATGATGTCTTAAAGGGAGAAAACATTTTAGACCAAAACTcctaatactttaaaaagttacactctgagggtatttcaaagagttcatggagggaaaaaaaaaacggaattaaaagacaaattcattTGAATGCAAAGGAAAATCAAAATCCAAAAATTTCTTCTTCTATGAGTTTTTCAAAGACTACATGCACAATTAATAATATATGAAAGCAGATGGCTGCTTCATGGATTAGAAAAGCAAAGGGGAAACTCAGAAAGAAAATGCCAGTAAATAACTGCTACGTCTTTCAGGAGCCAAGAATCAGCCAAAGACAGAGATAacattaatgcaaaaaaaaaaaaaaacctagaataaaaTCCAAAGTAGCAAGATTAAGCCCTGAGCTCCCTTTCACTCTGCCgaggaggagggagctggacagaatgAAATCACACCCAAAACCTCGGAAGCACAAGTGCGTGTCACTTTTCACAAATGCAGTTCTGCGGCACAGCACAAAGTTACCATTTTGAAACACAAGGATAATAGCAAAAATTATGTTTACTGAGTTCCTactgtgtgtcacacacacagtgtgcaTTATCTCAGTGTATCATATGCAGTACGGGGAGGCAGGCATCAACATCGCTTCATGGAAACTCCATCACAGGGAAAGCTCCAGAGGCAGGgactgtgacaccaacatccctaGTGGAGCGCCTGGTAGCAGGTCCCTGCTCCCCTTCCTATCCTGCCCCTCATTCATGTGCATGCTCTGACCAGTaatgatagctcaagtccttgggtccttgccatttgTATGCAGGACTcagatggaactccaggcttccagctttggccaggcccagccctggtgattatggacatttgagaagtgaaccagcaggtacaagaCCTATCACTCTACCTCTGGCTATCTTCCTgggtgtcactctgcttttcaaataaatttttaaaaataaaagaatccagGCTCGAGAACCTATATTCCTGGGTGGGAATGCTGACTCAAGTGGTTACTCACTGTGTAATGTTGCACACATTAGTACCCATGCCTGGGCCCTGAGTATCCTCAACTGCAAACTAGGGAGAATAAATCTATCCCAGAGCTGTGTTATAAGCACTAAATTAGATAATGCATGTAGACCACTTGGTGCACACCCAGTTCTTGCTAAGTATTTCATCAGTATCAACTATCATGATTCCATTTTATAAAACAACTTGGGTTTAGCAAACTAAGGAGCCCAAGATCACAGAGGCAGGGTTCCTAACCATGGTGTTATGTCCCAGGGACAACTCGGCGTGGTCTCCACAGAGTATCTCCATTCACCTGTGGAACCACACAGCAGATGAGAAAAGCCTACAAGGCATGACCTTACCAACTTCTTTGCAACACCGTAAGTCCCTCAACTACATTACAAAAACTAAAGTGTCGAGGCTGGTCCCTTTTGGAGAGGGAAGGGAATATGATAGAAATTTTGAATACTGACCAACTACTAAAAACTAATGTCTAGAAGACTTtagtatcactttttaaaaacatcagttCTACATTCCTAGCATTTACATATGAACAATTACACAGTGAAAAATAATATTCTTGGGCAAGCTGAAAAAGGTTTTATTAACGTTTTCATTAATGACacagtatttaaatttttttccttggaaataacttatttgcttttcaaaatgcatatgtatatatctgcTCCAGCAGAAGCAACTCCTCTGCACAGTACACATCCAATCAAGAGATTGTATGTGTCATGGGTGGATCACACCTGGCTGTAGGGCAGACAATGTTAGCATGGGTTTCATATTTACTCTTTACACCCTtgtgctttctttcctttctcttttgccAAAGAGGTTGCAAACCTCTTGGAAGCCAGGACTTCTCTGCCCTCCTAGGCCTCCAGCACCCGGGCAACGCCATGTTGATCacaagaaaacaacagagcagtTTGATTACGTTCAGCAGATGGTTCTCCCCACTGTCCTGCATTTTAAAGCACAATGGACACTTTTGAGCATAATTATGTAAAAATACTGATAAGGTCTCTGTTCAGGGTTATATAAAGTAGTAAGAAATGCTCTAGATTTAACATCAATAAGTGACCGCTGTTaagagagaccaaaaaaaaaaaaaaaaagtgtaggaaCTAGAAATAGCAGCGGGAGTTTTAAGAATAACActctatgggcccggcggcgtggcctagcggctaaagtcctcgccttgaaagccccgggatcccatatgggcgccggttctaatcccggcagctccacttcccatccagctccctgcttgtggcctgggaaagcagttgaggacggcccaatgcattgggacactgcacccacgtgggagacccggaggaggttcctggttcccggcatcggatcggcgcgcatcggcccgttgcggctcacttggggagtgaatcatcgggtggaagatcttcctctctgtctctcctcctctgtgtatatctggctgtaataaaatgaataaatctttaaaaaaaaaaaaaaaagaataacactctaacttttccaatggaaaaaaagtaaaataacacaGATACTATATTTATTATAGATGCAGATGTTTTTAATTATAGATATCTTAGAGCCTGATATTTAGTTTGTTCAACTGAAAAACAAACTCAACCAGAAGACTGACTGGAATCCTCCTCCAACATCCAAAAACCACTAACTCTCTTTAGAATGCTAACCTCCTAAGTGGCCCCTGTATCCTAAAGTGGTTGGTATTCAAGTTGTTTCCTTCAGAAAGATCCTTAGAATCAGCTGAAGCAGGTAGGAAAACTTTTTTGGCAATTCTATAACTACTGTTGTCAATAATCATATTCGTTTGAATTCTATgggagcaaaaataaataaatcaatcaaaggAATAACTTGACTGTCCCCTCCGTAAAAGAACCTTCAGATGTTGGTACTTCAGACAAGAGAGAGTCAGCCTAGACAGTCCAGTGCTGTTGGCTCCCCACTGGCCTTTCCTCACCCTTTGGATGGGTATCCTTTGAGCACCTCCCCTGTGCCAGGTGTGGCATAATGTGCAGGGAACAAAACAAGCCACTTGAAGGCAGTTATATGAGGAGCATATTCAATAAGCAAAACAATAACAAGTTTATCAAATACCTCTTACTTTTTAAGTTGTATAATAAAAGCTAACACGGGTCTGTTATCAAGATCCATGACTCAAGTGTGCGGTCTGAGACTACAGGACTTCATGCTTCCAAGTGCCTCTCTCGCAGGAAACATGCTCCATCACCTCCAATAGGCATCTTCATGATTATCTGGCCCACACCTATGCCATGCCGAACAAAACTTACAGCCATTTTCTGGAAACTTCTCTGAATACTTTAAATATGCCAAAGCTCCTAGGCTTCAATATTGTAAAACTAATCTTCCTCCACCAGTTATGAAATAATTCTTTATCATTTTAACTCGATCTCAACAGCATTTTTATGAAGCATATTATTAATCTGACATTTTTCACTAGCGATGCTATTTGGCTGAAGCGTTGTACACGGGCCAAAACAATTTGAAATGAGCATATGCAGATCACACGGAGGCTTTCCTTCCTTACGGTGCAGTTGGACCGATCAGGCATAATGAAAGGAAAACACTATCTACCAACAAATACAAAGCTCAGCAACTTGCAATATTCACAAACATAAAGGCCAAAGACAGTGAAAACACATAATCAAGCCAGCAGATGacactccccccgcccccaccgtATTTTTAGATGACTTCTTTCTGGGAATATAAACTCAGAGAATTCATACAGTTAATACTATTGAGATAAATACCTCAAGCCTTTTTGGGAACATGAGAAATGTATCTGAGGGTGTTTCAAGAGGTTTGTGaaggctaaactccttgccttgcatgcgctgggatcccatatgggtgccagttcatatcccggctgctccacttcccatccagcttcctgttggcggcctgggaaggcagtagaggatggcccaaagccttgggaccctgcacccatgtaggagactcagaagaagctcctggctcctgacttcagatcagctcagctctggccattgcaaccacttaaggtgtgaaacagcagatgcaagattcttcTCTccgcctctcctctctgtaaatctcactttccaacaaaatgtaatgttaaaaaaaaggaaatggaatgaaaagtcatgtaccaaaaaaacacttgaaatatttgaataatttttcataaagtacattttccatgaacttactgAAGATTCCTCTGTAGCTTACAACAAAGTGTAAACATAAGCAAGTGTGTCCTATATCACTATGCTCTCTAACTATATAACGAACCCTcttacattttatacattttcataATAAGATGTTTGAGAAAATATTAATCCATGATAAGGATTCCTTATCCTTGATGTTACTAAAATGTTGGCTCAAACGAGTGCCTGCTGTGCAGGACTGTGTGTGACAGGTGCAGCAGCCTTCCTGGCCTCTTCCCACACTTGCTGGTAGCACCTCTCAGCCATAGCAACTGCCAGGGTCTCCATGCACTGCTGTGTCCCCTCGGGAGATGAAGGGACAATATTGGTCCCAGTGGGAGATCTATAGGCAAGGGTTATAACCTAGtatcatttttatgtttaaaaaaaaagatttatttgtatgtttttgcttttccttaaaAGCGAACCTATTTCTATGctgctatttaaaaaataaatacataaattgaaAGACTTGAAGtgaaacaaagcttttttttttcttttacctgtCAAGGTATTTTGCgatggctgatgggcctgggacCCGTACTCTGAGACGGAAGCAGTGGTCTGTGACGAAAGCACCACATCGTTTTCCCGGGTGGCCTCTGTGATGTCTCCCGCGCTTTGCAACAGGTTCACAGCAAGCGCTTTTGTATCCTCCATCAGACTTGTGGGGGTAACAGAAGGCAAACCAGTGAAGGCAGGTGATCTCTCGGCCCCACGGGCTGAACCCACGCGTGTCTCCTTTCCAGGCAGCCCCTGAGCTTCCTCTGTCGCATCTGTGAAACGGTAGCCCCCATCCAGGGGACCGGGGCTTACTTGCACTGTCTGAGATGCTCCCACTCTCACCTGTGTCTCTGTCTCATCTCCC from Ochotona princeps isolate mOchPri1 chromosome 6, mOchPri1.hap1, whole genome shotgun sequence encodes the following:
- the ARMH4 gene encoding armadillo-like helical domain-containing protein 4, with the protein product MASFPPVTSAAGTEPGGLVSTAEHTQAAATQALLTDSEGIPSVEPDVDSLPGALHVPVSVSTAAPADSVSDDEWDDTKSRGASQTGTPEVGDETETQVRVGASQTVQVSPGPLDGGYRFTDATEEAQGLPGKETRVGSARGAERSPAFTGLPSVTPTSLMEDTKALAVNLLQSAGDITEATRENDVVLSSQTTASVSEYGSQAHQPSQNTLTDIISPETTTAAPETEATFSLVTPEQGPGDSKEPEEGQESPAPASDVAGVPELSLTTTGPTTAMPELSLATTGPTTAMPELSLATTGPSTAMPELPFATTGPTTAMPELPLATTGPTTAMPELSLASTGPTTAMPELSLASTGPTTAMPLSVHVTPAVEDLTDFVTRPNEEFTPVLDSPVTTPGMMVGTPSIFPTLPALVASLETSTMAPPFSRANTGASYGLDQLESEEIDEEEDEEDEDEDEEDEEEDEDDKDADSLDESLDDDAELPMFTVPGVTSQEPGLEQDNMGPMEGATYQVPDAIEWKQQNQGLVRSWMEKLKDKAGYMSGMLVPVGVGIAGALFILGALYSIKVMNRRRRNGFKRHKRKREFNSMQDRVMLLADSSEDEF